The Flavobacterium piscisymbiosum genome includes a region encoding these proteins:
- a CDS encoding DUF1214 domain-containing protein, giving the protein MALNQKIKKIGLAVALIILAIVFGSAVGVYNIKSGKSDSQRIIGNWQTVDKDKDLNSADLLTIAQVAVYGPYALTKKEVIYLSTSTDSEGNALDPKADYVISGKKLDAKYWSITAYDENGFLIKNPINKYSYNLEDVKYEADSTSYKINLSGTEKKENWLPINDVQKASLIIRLYLPSEKLRENLTVETLPTIQKVK; this is encoded by the coding sequence ATGGCTTTAAATCAAAAAATTAAAAAGATAGGACTTGCGGTAGCATTGATCATTCTGGCTATTGTATTTGGGAGTGCCGTTGGTGTTTACAACATCAAATCCGGCAAAAGCGATTCGCAACGCATTATTGGTAACTGGCAAACGGTTGATAAAGACAAAGACCTCAACTCAGCCGATTTGCTAACCATAGCACAAGTGGCAGTTTACGGACCTTATGCCTTAACAAAAAAAGAAGTTATCTACCTGAGCACAAGTACTGATAGCGAAGGAAACGCATTAGACCCAAAAGCTGATTATGTAATTAGCGGAAAAAAACTAGACGCGAAATATTGGAGCATTACAGCGTATGACGAAAATGGTTTTTTAATTAAAAACCCAATCAATAAATACAGCTATAATCTTGAAGATGTAAAATATGAAGCTGATAGTACTTCGTATAAAATCAATCTTTCGGGAACTGAGAAAAAAGAAAACTGGCTGCCAATCAACGATGTTCAAAAAGCAAGTTTAATCATTCGTTTGTACTTGCCTTCTGAAAAACTCAGAGAAAATTTAACGGTGGAAACGCTTCCAACCATTCAAAAAGTAAAATAA
- a CDS encoding sterol desaturase family protein: MAIIDHNSRSRLIRDLSISFVIYSLPVVAIFLYFKLTNGVITQSHLTLPSFLEFTKPAFENIRTWGLTVFMLVLGIIEFTAGLYDDEWTGEERKIDIICFLAPKLLLPPVIAFFSLTALPYLIPNLANSLSWVPFWGGFFLIAIADDLTQYWYHRLHHQVPFLWRFHRTHHSAPYMGMAMASRQNFIYTVFFSQIYLTATLTYLGLGLPALFVLVIKSFITLGAHSSIKWDKPFYKYRILHPVAWVLERLISTPATHHAHHADTSGDGVGHFKGNFGNMFFLWDVIFGTALITRKYPTSYGMKSYKQEEWYAQFLWPIFKSKKEGSALAEGVLSVPIKAKIETVSPSPVYYEQAQS; encoded by the coding sequence ATGGCAATAATAGATCACAATTCAAGAAGCAGATTAATAAGAGATTTAAGTATTAGTTTCGTAATATATTCACTGCCGGTAGTGGCAATATTTCTTTATTTCAAACTAACAAATGGTGTTATAACGCAATCGCACCTTACTTTACCCTCCTTTTTAGAATTTACAAAACCCGCTTTCGAAAACATTCGTACGTGGGGATTAACTGTTTTTATGCTGGTTCTGGGAATTATAGAATTTACAGCCGGTTTATATGATGACGAATGGACGGGTGAAGAACGCAAAATAGATATTATTTGTTTCCTGGCTCCAAAATTACTTTTACCACCGGTAATCGCATTTTTTAGCTTAACGGCATTGCCATATTTAATCCCGAATTTGGCCAACTCACTTTCATGGGTTCCGTTTTGGGGAGGATTTTTCCTTATTGCAATCGCCGATGATTTAACACAATACTGGTACCACAGACTTCATCATCAGGTTCCGTTTTTGTGGAGATTTCACAGAACGCACCATTCGGCTCCATATATGGGAATGGCGATGGCATCGAGACAAAACTTTATTTATACGGTTTTCTTTTCTCAAATTTATTTAACGGCTACTTTGACGTATTTAGGTTTAGGATTACCTGCATTGTTTGTTTTGGTGATCAAAAGCTTCATCACTCTTGGCGCGCATTCAAGCATCAAATGGGACAAACCATTTTACAAATACAGAATCTTACATCCAGTTGCATGGGTTCTTGAACGTTTAATTTCGACTCCTGCAACGCACCACGCACATCATGCAGATACTAGCGGAGACGGCGTTGGGCACTTTAAAGGCAACTTTGGGAACATGTTTTTTCTTTGGGATGTTATTTTTGGAACTGCTTTGATCACCCGTAAATATCCAACTTCATACGGAATGAAATCGTACAAGCAAGAAGAATGGTACGCGCAATTTTTGTGGCCAATATTCAAATCTAAAAAAGAAGGAAGTGCTTTGGCAGAAGGAGTTTTATCTGTCCCAATAAAAGCCAAAATAGAAACAGTTTCTCCGAGTCCGGTGTATTACGAGCAGGCTCAATCTTAA
- a CDS encoding alkyl/aryl-sulfatase translates to MKKNQITTLLIGFTIAANAQAPKQASTFTQKSNEAVYSKLNFDDTADFTDAKRGFIATLADGKILSKTGNIAVNLNDFAFIKGKSPETVNPALWRQAQLNNINGLFKITNGVYQVRSFDVANISFIETKNGYVVIDALTIGEASAAAYELVKKHVANKPILAVIVTHSHGDHYGGIEGLVAAEDIKSGKVKFITPKGFYEEAVSENVLLGNVMRRRAGYQFGLSLERSATGQVDVGLGKPFLSGGSSSLLQPNFEVEKTGQTINIDGLDLIFQLTPNSEAPAELTVFAPAQKVFFSAEIASHTYHNVLTPRGAKTRDAKAWAGYLDEAIDLFGDKTEFIVPSHTWPVYGHDKGITFLEKQRDLYKYVHDQTVHLANKGLNKDEIAEEIKLPAELGKEWYNRDFYGTVKHNAKATYQFYLGWWDGNPADYDKLPQVESAKKYVEWFGGEEVALKKATESYQKGEYRWVAEVLKHIIFANPENVAAKNLQADAFEQIAYQSESGIWRDLYLSGAKELREGVIVPKNPVNRAAGFLSTLTPEAIFDYLSVTVDGTKAAGKDVKLRFIFPELNKNILVYLKNGVLHQSQTRPNDKAEFTLTIPKAKFVALLSNPETARDILTSDGVSFEGDPFKFRELASTFEPANPYWNIVTP, encoded by the coding sequence ATGAAAAAAAATCAAATAACGACCCTGTTAATAGGCTTTACCATTGCTGCAAACGCACAAGCGCCAAAACAGGCGTCAACTTTTACCCAAAAATCAAATGAGGCAGTATATTCAAAGTTAAACTTTGATGATACTGCCGATTTTACCGACGCCAAGAGAGGTTTTATCGCCACTCTTGCCGACGGTAAAATTCTTTCTAAAACCGGAAATATCGCAGTAAACCTGAACGATTTCGCCTTCATTAAAGGAAAATCTCCTGAAACGGTAAATCCTGCTTTATGGCGTCAGGCACAGCTCAACAACATCAACGGATTGTTTAAAATTACCAATGGCGTTTATCAGGTTCGTTCTTTTGATGTTGCCAATATTTCATTCATAGAAACCAAAAATGGTTATGTTGTCATCGATGCTTTAACTATTGGTGAAGCTTCTGCTGCCGCTTATGAATTGGTCAAAAAACACGTTGCCAATAAACCAATTCTTGCCGTAATTGTAACACACAGTCACGGCGATCATTACGGAGGTATTGAAGGTTTAGTTGCTGCCGAGGATATCAAATCCGGAAAAGTAAAATTTATTACACCAAAAGGTTTCTACGAAGAAGCTGTAAGCGAAAATGTGCTTTTAGGAAACGTAATGCGCCGAAGAGCCGGATATCAATTTGGGTTAAGTTTAGAAAGAAGTGCAACAGGTCAGGTTGATGTGGGATTAGGAAAACCGTTTTTAAGCGGAGGTTCTTCCTCTCTTTTGCAGCCTAATTTTGAAGTAGAGAAAACCGGACAAACGATCAATATTGATGGCCTGGATTTAATTTTTCAGCTTACGCCGAATTCTGAAGCTCCAGCCGAATTAACGGTCTTTGCTCCTGCCCAAAAAGTTTTCTTTTCTGCCGAAATTGCGAGTCATACCTATCATAATGTTCTAACGCCACGCGGTGCCAAAACCAGAGACGCAAAAGCCTGGGCAGGATATCTGGACGAAGCCATTGATTTATTTGGAGACAAAACTGAATTTATAGTTCCGTCGCACACCTGGCCGGTTTACGGACATGACAAAGGAATTACTTTTCTGGAAAAACAAAGAGATTTATACAAATACGTGCACGATCAAACTGTTCATTTGGCCAACAAAGGTTTGAATAAAGACGAAATTGCCGAAGAAATAAAACTTCCTGCCGAATTAGGCAAAGAATGGTACAACCGTGATTTTTACGGAACGGTAAAACACAATGCCAAAGCAACTTATCAATTCTACTTAGGTTGGTGGGACGGAAATCCTGCTGATTATGATAAACTACCACAAGTAGAATCGGCTAAAAAATATGTTGAATGGTTTGGCGGCGAAGAAGTTGCCTTGAAAAAAGCAACCGAAAGCTATCAAAAAGGAGAATACCGTTGGGTTGCCGAAGTCTTGAAACATATCATCTTTGCGAATCCTGAAAATGTTGCCGCTAAAAATTTACAAGCCGATGCTTTCGAACAAATCGCTTATCAAAGTGAATCCGGAATTTGGAGAGATTTATATTTATCCGGAGCAAAAGAACTTCGCGAAGGCGTAATTGTTCCTAAAAACCCTGTGAATCGTGCCGCAGGATTTTTGTCTACACTAACTCCCGAAGCTATTTTTGATTATTTATCCGTAACAGTTGACGGAACTAAAGCAGCCGGAAAAGATGTAAAATTGCGTTTCATTTTCCCGGAACTCAATAAAAACATTCTGGTTTATCTTAAAAACGGCGTTTTGCACCAAAGCCAAACCCGACCAAATGATAAAGCCGAATTCACCTTAACCATTCCAAAAGCCAAGTTTGTAGCTTTATTATCCAATCCTGAAACGGCACGCGACATTCTAACTTCTGACGGCGTTAGTTTTGAAGGTGATCCGTTTAAATTCAGAGAATTGGCGAGCACTTTCGAACCGGCAAATCCGTATTGGAATATTGTAACTCCATAA
- a CDS encoding thioredoxin domain-containing protein — translation MKNNILKSSFAAVFFIFTVVGFSQDKGASSVVLLDAFYAKIKIQKNPQIIDARGPEEFALNHIEGALNFNLKSENYEKAVAALNPSQPVFIYSIAAYRSGLLSTELIKKGFSEVYILDGGIAAWIGGGKPFYSNLKSKLSTPEYKKIIADNTYVLVDIGSKYCATCKTVKPILENLRTQYGEKLKIVQIELEESPQVIADLKTVKVFPTLILYQNGKIVFKKDGLGDLKNDVDVALAVK, via the coding sequence ATGAAAAACAATATATTAAAAAGTAGTTTCGCAGCTGTATTTTTCATTTTTACAGTAGTAGGATTTTCACAAGATAAAGGCGCCAGTAGTGTTGTATTACTGGATGCTTTTTATGCGAAAATTAAAATCCAGAAAAATCCACAGATAATTGATGCCAGAGGTCCTGAAGAATTTGCGTTAAATCATATTGAAGGTGCTTTAAATTTCAATCTTAAATCAGAAAATTACGAGAAAGCTGTAGCGGCTTTAAATCCTTCGCAGCCTGTATTTATCTATTCTATTGCAGCTTACAGAAGCGGTCTTTTATCTACTGAATTAATAAAAAAAGGATTCTCTGAAGTCTATATTCTTGATGGCGGAATTGCAGCCTGGATTGGTGGCGGAAAACCTTTTTATTCGAATTTAAAAAGCAAATTATCCACACCGGAATACAAAAAAATCATTGCCGACAATACGTATGTTTTAGTAGACATTGGTTCTAAATATTGCGCCACCTGCAAAACCGTAAAACCAATTTTAGAAAATCTGAGAACACAATACGGAGAGAAACTTAAAATAGTTCAGATTGAGTTAGAAGAAAGCCCACAAGTTATTGCCGATTTAAAAACGGTAAAAGTCTTCCCTACTTTGATCTTGTATCAAAATGGTAAAATTGTATTCAAAAAAGATGGTTTAGGCGATTTGAAAAACGATGTTGATGTGGCTTTGGCTGTAAAATAA
- a CDS encoding sulfatase-like hydrolase/transferase, giving the protein MALSKTKKILFSILTVVAILAIFLFWPINTDGTLIKPDAKLLAGKTAFLSEKVPTDSSFKKPNIIILLADDLGKYDISLYGGKSTPTPQIDSLAESGVTFQDGYVSASICSPSRAGILTGRYQERFGHEYQPGDRYPKNNLEYYGFKYLINTNNWRLNDKINYPNEASIATQGLPQSEITFADLAKREGYSTGIIGKWHLGHNKGFFPLDRGFDYHYGFYQAFSLYTPEDDNPDIINHHHKDFTDKTIWGNGRVGIGQIRRDTTIIHNKAYLTETFADEAEAFIDRNKKKPFLLYVPFNAPHTPFQVRKKYYDRFPNVKDENKRVYFAMISALDDAVGRIRAKVKKEGLEDNTLIIFASDNGGADYTFATTNAPLKAGKFSHFEGGVNVPFALSWKGKIKPHTIYKTPVSTLDIFATIAAAIHSDLPKDRVYDGVDLVSTVNENKEAHKTLYWRSGDAKAIRSGDWKLIISGKTHEEWLYNLANDKSETTDLAQQNPEKVKELHVALKNWEKGLVKPLWPNLTHYEFDFGKQKYFVDL; this is encoded by the coding sequence ATGGCATTATCAAAAACAAAAAAGATTCTTTTTTCCATTCTTACTGTAGTGGCAATTCTGGCTATCTTTTTATTCTGGCCCATCAATACCGATGGAACATTAATAAAACCAGACGCAAAACTACTCGCAGGAAAAACAGCATTTTTATCTGAAAAAGTTCCAACAGATTCCTCATTCAAAAAACCAAATATTATCATTCTTTTGGCTGATGATTTAGGGAAATATGATATTTCGTTGTACGGAGGAAAATCGACACCAACACCACAAATAGATTCTCTTGCAGAGTCAGGAGTTACGTTTCAGGATGGTTATGTTTCGGCTTCGATTTGTTCGCCTTCGCGTGCCGGAATTTTAACCGGTCGTTATCAGGAACGTTTTGGGCATGAATACCAGCCCGGAGATCGTTATCCAAAAAACAATCTCGAATATTACGGTTTCAAATATTTAATCAATACCAATAACTGGAGACTGAATGATAAAATCAATTATCCAAACGAAGCGTCGATCGCCACGCAAGGTTTGCCACAGTCTGAAATTACGTTTGCTGATCTCGCCAAAAGAGAAGGTTACAGCACAGGAATTATCGGAAAATGGCATTTGGGTCATAACAAAGGATTTTTTCCTTTAGACCGGGGTTTCGATTATCATTACGGATTTTATCAGGCATTTTCGCTTTACACTCCCGAAGATGATAATCCGGATATTATCAACCACCATCACAAAGATTTTACAGATAAAACAATTTGGGGAAATGGGCGCGTTGGCATAGGGCAAATTCGTCGTGATACTACGATTATTCATAATAAAGCCTATTTAACCGAAACATTTGCGGATGAAGCCGAAGCTTTTATTGATCGAAATAAAAAGAAACCATTCTTACTTTATGTTCCGTTTAATGCACCACATACGCCATTTCAGGTTCGTAAAAAATACTACGATCGTTTCCCGAATGTCAAAGACGAAAACAAACGTGTTTATTTTGCCATGATCAGCGCCTTAGATGATGCCGTGGGAAGAATCAGGGCAAAAGTTAAAAAAGAAGGTCTGGAAGATAACACTCTAATCATTTTTGCCAGCGACAACGGTGGCGCCGATTATACTTTTGCTACCACAAACGCACCATTAAAAGCCGGAAAATTTTCTCATTTCGAAGGCGGCGTAAATGTTCCGTTTGCACTTTCGTGGAAGGGAAAAATCAAACCGCATACTATTTATAAAACTCCCGTAAGTACGTTGGATATTTTTGCTACAATTGCCGCAGCCATACATTCTGATTTACCAAAAGACCGCGTTTATGATGGCGTTGATCTTGTAAGTACGGTCAATGAAAATAAAGAAGCGCACAAGACTTTATATTGGCGTTCCGGCGATGCAAAAGCCATCAGAAGCGGTGACTGGAAACTAATTATCAGCGGAAAAACGCACGAAGAATGGCTTTATAATTTAGCAAATGACAAGTCTGAAACAACCGATTTGGCTCAACAAAATCCTGAAAAAGTAAAAGAATTACATGTTGCCTTAAAAAACTGGGAAAAAGGTTTGGTGAAACCTTTATGGCCAAATCTAACCCATTATGAATTCGATTTTGGCAAACAAAAATATTTTGTCGATTTATAG
- a CDS encoding YeiH family protein, with protein MSTPTKQFNIHEDWTVVILGFIIIGISLFVFLPEVPVFKWSTGTDLFHDVFDLENLKVLRLQFLYLISIGTLGAFLIGKSVKYFLLGFPVVYILTVLALIIAGNTEVKGLNLEAVIFSLGIGLAIGNFFKLPDWFKSALSTEVFVKIGLVLLGTSVIFSDILKAGSLGLIQALVVVLSVWYFAFWLCKKLKVDDELTMMISSAVSICGVSAAIATSGAIKGDSKKLSYVISIVLVTAIPMMIFMPIIAKYFNFPEEVTGAWLGGSIDTSGAVVASGSLVGETALKISTIVKFSQNVLLGIAAFAISVYWTYTHNNSAEAIESKPTLSVIWERFPKFVIGFIAASLLFSFLLTAETRDAVKDSLKNLQGIWFALAFTSIGLETNFKDLLSNNSRKPLYAFLIAQLFNVIITLIIAFLLFGK; from the coding sequence ATGTCAACCCCAACCAAACAATTCAACATTCACGAAGACTGGACCGTCGTAATTCTCGGATTTATCATCATCGGGATTTCCCTTTTTGTTTTTCTTCCCGAAGTTCCCGTTTTCAAATGGTCAACAGGAACCGATTTATTTCATGATGTCTTCGATCTTGAAAACCTAAAAGTCCTCAGATTACAGTTTTTATACCTGATTTCCATCGGAACTTTAGGTGCTTTTTTAATAGGTAAATCAGTAAAATACTTTTTATTAGGATTTCCTGTTGTTTATATCCTGACTGTTCTTGCCCTGATTATTGCCGGAAATACCGAAGTAAAAGGACTAAATCTCGAAGCTGTAATTTTTAGTTTGGGAATTGGTTTAGCGATTGGGAATTTCTTCAAACTTCCGGATTGGTTCAAATCAGCACTTTCGACAGAAGTATTTGTCAAAATTGGATTGGTGTTACTGGGAACGAGTGTTATTTTCTCGGATATTCTAAAAGCAGGTTCTTTAGGATTAATTCAGGCTTTGGTAGTTGTTTTATCCGTTTGGTATTTTGCTTTTTGGTTGTGTAAAAAATTAAAAGTCGATGATGAATTGACCATGATGATTTCGAGCGCGGTTTCTATTTGTGGTGTTTCTGCAGCAATCGCTACTTCGGGAGCTATAAAAGGAGATTCGAAAAAACTGTCTTACGTAATCTCGATTGTGCTGGTAACTGCAATCCCTATGATGATTTTCATGCCCATAATTGCCAAATATTTCAATTTTCCCGAAGAAGTTACCGGAGCCTGGTTAGGCGGAAGTATCGATACATCAGGTGCCGTTGTAGCTTCCGGATCTTTGGTTGGCGAAACGGCTTTGAAGATTAGTACGATTGTAAAATTTTCGCAGAATGTATTGTTAGGAATCGCTGCTTTTGCCATATCCGTTTATTGGACGTATACGCATAACAATTCGGCGGAAGCCATAGAATCAAAACCTACTTTGAGTGTTATTTGGGAACGTTTTCCAAAGTTTGTAATTGGTTTTATTGCTGCTTCTTTGCTCTTCTCTTTCCTGCTTACTGCTGAAACCAGAGATGCTGTAAAAGACAGTTTGAAAAATCTTCAGGGAATTTGGTTTGCACTTGCTTTTACGAGTATTGGTTTGGAAACCAACTTTAAAGATTTACTGAGTAATAATAGCAGAAAACCTTTGTATGCGTTTTTAATCGCACAATTATTCAATGTGATTATTACGTTGATTATTGCTTTTTTACTGTTTGGGAAATGA
- a CDS encoding arylsulfatase, translated as MKKTLITLNLLLAVVALNAQNKTTAEKPNIILIMVDDMGYSDLGNYGSEIKTPNLDKLASEGLRLREFYNNSICAPTRGSLLTGQYQHKAGMGFFDVNLGLPAYQGYLNKESLTLGEVFRSGGYSTLLSGKWHVGSEDQAQWPNQRGFDKFYGILKGASNYFDTKPLPFGKTPYPVKLIRNNEELHPKDDSYYFTDEIGNNAVTFLDEQNKENKPFFLYLAFTAPHWPLQAKPVDIAKYRGKFDEGWDILREKRIEKLKANGILPANQTVSARDPEVPEWSKLTYDEKQFWKAKMEVYAALVDNMDQNVGKVLEKLKALKKDKNTLIICISDNGAQGGFNTYNPLGRGLVRNDGPVGTSGSFDYQEQNWAYLSNTPLQQYKNNMHEGGFSSPFIAWFPSKIKAGRIDKGTGHIIDLAPTFYELAGIEYPKQYNGVTTNPLVGSSLLPVLFNNVSQVDRGAPLFWERAGNRAVRDGKWKLVSTYPSYEWELYNIEIDRGETTNVAQQNPGIVNQLSAAYFDWADKTGVVEYSKFKLKTEVMPGGAALKK; from the coding sequence ATGAAAAAAACACTTATTACACTAAACCTTCTACTTGCTGTAGTGGCTTTAAATGCACAAAACAAAACAACTGCTGAAAAACCCAATATCATTTTAATAATGGTCGATGATATGGGATATTCTGATTTAGGGAATTATGGTTCCGAAATTAAAACACCCAATCTCGATAAATTAGCCAGTGAAGGTTTACGCTTACGCGAATTTTACAATAACTCGATTTGTGCACCAACACGCGGTTCTTTGCTTACTGGGCAATATCAGCACAAAGCCGGAATGGGATTTTTTGATGTTAATTTAGGATTGCCGGCTTATCAGGGTTATCTCAACAAAGAATCTCTGACATTGGGAGAAGTTTTTCGTTCCGGTGGTTACAGCACTTTGCTTTCAGGAAAATGGCACGTAGGTTCTGAAGATCAGGCGCAGTGGCCCAATCAAAGAGGATTTGATAAATTTTACGGCATCCTGAAAGGAGCATCGAACTATTTTGATACCAAACCTTTGCCTTTTGGGAAAACACCTTATCCTGTAAAACTGATTCGTAATAATGAAGAGTTACACCCTAAAGATGATTCGTATTATTTTACAGATGAAATTGGGAATAATGCCGTGACTTTCTTAGACGAACAAAATAAAGAAAATAAACCGTTCTTTTTGTATTTAGCGTTTACGGCTCCGCATTGGCCATTACAGGCAAAACCTGTTGACATTGCCAAATACAGAGGGAAATTTGATGAAGGCTGGGATATTTTAAGAGAAAAAAGAATTGAAAAACTAAAAGCAAACGGTATTTTACCCGCCAATCAAACGGTTTCTGCACGAGATCCTGAAGTGCCGGAATGGAGTAAATTAACGTATGACGAAAAGCAATTCTGGAAAGCCAAAATGGAAGTTTACGCCGCTCTGGTCGATAATATGGATCAGAATGTGGGGAAAGTTTTGGAGAAATTAAAAGCGTTGAAGAAAGACAAAAACACGCTGATTATTTGCATTTCGGATAATGGTGCTCAAGGCGGTTTCAATACTTATAATCCGTTAGGAAGAGGTTTAGTAAGAAATGATGGGCCAGTTGGAACTTCGGGATCCTTTGATTATCAGGAACAAAACTGGGCTTATTTATCGAATACTCCGTTGCAGCAATACAAAAATAACATGCACGAAGGCGGATTCAGTTCGCCGTTTATTGCGTGGTTTCCATCAAAAATAAAAGCTGGCCGAATCGATAAAGGAACGGGACATATTATTGACCTTGCTCCTACTTTTTATGAATTGGCAGGAATTGAATATCCCAAACAGTATAATGGTGTGACGACAAACCCTTTGGTTGGGAGCAGTTTGTTGCCTGTTTTATTTAATAATGTTTCACAGGTCGATAGAGGCGCACCATTATTTTGGGAAAGAGCGGGCAACAGAGCCGTAAGAGATGGCAAATGGAAACTGGTTTCGACTTATCCTTCGTACGAATGGGAACTTTATAATATCGAAATCGATCGTGGCGAAACTACCAATGTCGCACAGCAAAATCCGGGAATTGTAAACCAACTTTCGGCTGCTTATTTTGACTGGGCAGATAAAACCGGAGTGGTTGAATACAGTAAATTCAAATTGAAAACGGAGGTTATGCCTGGCGGTGCAGCTTTGAAAAAGTAA